The proteins below come from a single Chitinophaga pinensis DSM 2588 genomic window:
- a CDS encoding circadian clock KaiB family protein, translated as MVKGNKEKQSVSPSRARSTKTQKERWQLRLYVAGNTPKSVAALANLKRYCEEYLQGRYELEVIDLLVQPQLAAGDQILAIPTLVRKVPVPVRKIIGDLSNEEKVLVGLDIKPVKR; from the coding sequence ATGGTAAAAGGAAATAAAGAAAAGCAGTCGGTATCACCCTCACGCGCCAGGAGTACTAAGACACAAAAGGAGAGATGGCAACTTCGGCTATATGTTGCCGGTAATACGCCAAAGTCTGTAGCGGCGCTCGCCAACCTTAAACGCTACTGTGAGGAATATCTTCAGGGCAGATATGAACTGGAGGTGATAGATCTTCTGGTCCAGCCGCAACTGGCTGCCGGCGATCAGATACTTGCGATTCCTACGCTTGTCAGAAAAGTACCTGTGCCGGTCAGAAAGATTATCGGTGATTTATCTAATGAGGAAAAGGTGCTGGTCGGGCTGGATATTAAACCTGTAAAAAGATAG
- the kaiC gene encoding circadian clock protein KaiC, whose product MARLIKSKHEQALVKKPTGITGFDEITGGGLPEGRPSLICGEAGAGKTLFSIEFLIRGATQFDEPGVIMTFEEKADDLEKNVLSLGFDLKKLQKQGLIWIDHVHIDRTEIEETGEYDLDGLFIRLGHAIDSIGAKRVMLDTIENLFSGLSNEGILRAELRRLFNWLKEKGVTTIITAERGKDSLTRQGLEEYVSDCVILLEHRVINHISTRLLRVVKYRGSLHGTNEYPFLIDEEGFSVLPVTSLRLDNAVSSQRISSGIPSLDAMLGGNGFFRGSSILVSGTAGTGKTSIATYFADASCKRKEKCLYFAFEESPRQIVRNMNSIGIDLQKHMDAGLLEIHSSRPTLYGLEMHLVAIHKVIRKFRPRTVIIDPITNLITIGSMSEVKSMLIRLIDFLQSENITVIFTALVFEKEPSTQTDEGVSSLVDAWILVRDIESNGERNRGIYIMKARGMDHSNQVREFVIKDTGLELIDVYLGPNGILVGSARKAQELTEATGVEMRTHAITRKDREVERKKLVLEAKIASLREEFESVQDELNKTFLEEELTNAIMAKNRQELTNNRTNRKSANGKRK is encoded by the coding sequence ATGGCCCGTTTAATAAAAAGCAAACACGAGCAGGCTTTAGTAAAGAAACCGACTGGTATTACCGGATTTGATGAAATCACAGGAGGAGGTCTGCCTGAGGGCCGTCCGTCACTGATTTGCGGTGAGGCCGGGGCGGGAAAGACACTTTTCTCGATCGAATTCCTTATCAGGGGCGCTACTCAGTTTGATGAGCCTGGTGTTATTATGACATTTGAGGAAAAAGCAGACGACCTTGAAAAAAATGTGCTTTCATTGGGCTTCGATTTAAAAAAGTTACAAAAACAAGGTCTGATATGGATCGATCATGTACATATTGACCGGACCGAAATTGAAGAGACTGGCGAATATGATCTGGATGGTTTGTTCATAAGACTTGGCCATGCCATTGACAGCATTGGTGCCAAAAGAGTAATGCTTGATACCATTGAGAACCTGTTTAGTGGCTTATCGAACGAAGGTATCTTACGCGCTGAGTTACGAAGATTATTCAACTGGTTGAAAGAAAAAGGAGTAACGACCATAATTACCGCGGAAAGGGGAAAGGACTCGCTGACCCGGCAGGGATTAGAGGAGTATGTGTCAGATTGTGTTATTCTGCTTGAACATCGTGTGATCAATCATATTTCTACCAGACTTCTTCGTGTTGTGAAGTATAGAGGCTCTTTACATGGTACAAATGAATACCCGTTTTTAATTGATGAGGAGGGATTTTCTGTCCTTCCGGTTACTTCACTGAGGCTGGACAATGCAGTTTCCTCACAGCGCATTTCATCGGGCATTCCTTCGCTTGATGCAATGTTGGGTGGGAACGGATTTTTCAGAGGCAGCTCTATACTGGTTTCAGGTACTGCCGGAACTGGTAAAACGAGTATTGCGACCTACTTTGCAGATGCGTCCTGTAAGAGAAAGGAAAAGTGCCTGTATTTTGCATTTGAAGAATCTCCCAGACAGATTGTTCGTAATATGAACTCAATAGGGATCGATCTCCAGAAGCATATGGATGCAGGATTGCTGGAAATTCATTCTTCCAGACCAACCTTATACGGTCTGGAAATGCATTTGGTGGCTATTCATAAAGTAATCAGAAAGTTTAGACCACGTACAGTGATCATTGATCCTATTACCAATCTTATTACGATTGGTTCGATGTCAGAGGTGAAGTCAATGTTGATAAGACTTATAGACTTTCTTCAATCGGAAAATATTACAGTGATCTTTACTGCCCTGGTATTTGAAAAAGAACCATCTACTCAGACTGATGAAGGCGTCTCTTCTCTGGTAGATGCCTGGATACTGGTAAGGGATATTGAGTCTAATGGAGAAAGGAACCGTGGTATTTATATCATGAAAGCCCGGGGAATGGACCATAGTAATCAGGTCAGGGAATTTGTGATAAAAGATACCGGGTTAGAGTTGATAGACGTTTATTTAGGTCCAAATGGTATTCTTGTTGGCTCTGCCCGTAAAGCGCAGGAGTTGACGGAAGCCACAGGTGTCGAAATGCGTACACATGCTATTACCCGTAAGGACCGAGAGGTCGAAAGAAAGAAATTGGTACTTGAAGCAAAAATTGCTTCACTAAGAGAGGAATTTGAGTCTGTGCAGGATGAACTGAATAAAACGTTTCTGGAAGAAGAACTGACAAATGCTATTATGGCAAAAAACAGGCAGGAATTAACCAACAATCGTACTAACCGAAAATCTGCCAATGGTAAAAGGAAATAA
- a CDS encoding RNA recognition motif domain-containing protein, with protein sequence MDIYVSNLSPFIVNEDLNNHFSRYGVVSSANVIIDKFTNRSRGFGFVTMPNDTEAEKAIQEMNGSLIDGKTIAASQARPREEKPGRSYNNRW encoded by the coding sequence ATGGATATATACGTGTCCAATCTGAGTCCTTTTATTGTTAACGAGGACCTAAATAATCATTTTTCCAGATACGGAGTGGTGAGTTCAGCAAATGTTATTATCGATAAATTTACGAATCGCAGCAGAGGATTTGGCTTTGTCACCATGCCAAATGATACTGAAGCGGAAAAAGCCATCCAGGAAATGAATGGTTCATTAATAGATGGGAAAACGATTGCTGCCAGTCAGGCCAGACCCAGGGAAGAGAAACCTGGCAGGTCCTACAATAATCGCTGGTGA
- a CDS encoding VOC family protein gives MKIDHVAFWVEDLEAMRYFYLTHFEATCGERYMNPVKKFYSYFITFNDGGSRIELMHRADIAANSQQRGFVTGIAHLALTVGNRERVDAMIAHFRAHGYKIIGEPRVSGDGYYEGVILDPEENVIELLAEN, from the coding sequence ATGAAAATAGACCACGTAGCCTTCTGGGTGGAAGACCTGGAAGCAATGAGATACTTTTATCTGACACACTTTGAGGCCACTTGCGGGGAGCGTTATATGAACCCTGTGAAAAAGTTTTATTCCTATTTCATCACATTCAATGATGGCGGTAGCAGAATAGAGCTGATGCATAGGGCAGATATAGCTGCCAACAGTCAGCAGCGTGGCTTTGTTACAGGAATCGCTCATCTTGCTCTTACAGTAGGTAACAGGGAGCGGGTAGATGCAATGATTGCTCATTTCAGAGCACATGGTTATAAGATCATCGGAGAGCCGCGGGTGAGTGGAGATGGCTATTATGAGGGCGTGATCCTCGATCCGGAAGAGAATGTGATCGAGTTACTTGCAGAAAATTAA
- a CDS encoding NAD(P)H-binding protein, translating to MKIITTGSLGNVATPVVKQLIEAGHDVTVITSNPDKKSAIESLGAVAAVGSITDTSFLITTFKDADAVYAMMPPAMGATNMIENITRAGEAYAAAISNNSIQRVVFLSSVGADAAEGTGPVQGVHRAEQLLQQLSGVNVTVLRSGFFFVNFLRDIPLIKTRNIFGNNYDGDTKLALTHPVDLAAAIVRELQQDGNGFEVKYVVSDISTGNEVATLFGQAIGKPELSWTFIPDEQLQQGMAAAGLSTELAGLITELGQGVRAGIITKDFFDKGAIVTGSTKLQQFVEEFKARYQQA from the coding sequence ATGAAAATTATAACAACAGGCTCACTAGGCAATGTGGCTACACCAGTAGTAAAGCAATTAATTGAAGCAGGTCATGACGTAACCGTTATCACCAGCAATCCAGATAAAAAGAGCGCTATAGAGTCATTAGGCGCTGTAGCAGCAGTAGGCTCCATCACTGACACCTCCTTCTTAATAACAACCTTTAAAGACGCGGATGCCGTCTATGCAATGATGCCTCCTGCGATGGGGGCTACCAACATGATTGAAAATATTACCCGCGCCGGAGAAGCATATGCTGCCGCTATCAGCAATAATAGCATTCAACGCGTGGTCTTCCTGAGCAGCGTTGGTGCAGATGCAGCCGAAGGTACCGGTCCTGTACAAGGAGTGCATCGTGCAGAACAGCTATTACAGCAATTATCCGGTGTAAACGTGACCGTGCTGAGATCCGGCTTCTTTTTCGTTAACTTCCTACGGGATATTCCCCTGATTAAAACGAGGAATATTTTCGGAAATAACTATGACGGAGATACCAAACTGGCGCTGACTCACCCTGTGGATCTGGCAGCTGCCATTGTCAGGGAACTTCAGCAGGATGGAAACGGCTTTGAAGTAAAGTATGTTGTCAGTGATATTTCGACAGGCAATGAAGTAGCGACCCTGTTTGGTCAGGCTATCGGCAAACCTGAATTATCCTGGACATTTATCCCGGATGAACAGTTACAGCAAGGAATGGCGGCCGCAGGTCTTTCTACCGAACTGGCAGGATTAATTACTGAATTAGGTCAGGGCGTAAGAGCCGGCATTATTACCAAAGACTTTTTTGATAAAGGTGCAATCGTGACCGGCAGTACGAAATTGCAACAATTTGTAGAGGAGTTTAAGGCCAGGTATCAGCAGGCTTAA
- a CDS encoding helix-turn-helix transcriptional regulator has translation MIFSFSATADFDFMTYFARHIGATVNDNLLVIPAYLGEGSINKLDFGPDFKITIHRYLLKEDLVIKRNTSGQGNDLITIFFYSNEQPLGIAYNDDPYVQFSQREDSAIQVTSNDLSSTIRFPANHSIHYMVVAIKPPYLNALLASNQLNSTLQTITGSGNSFLYFERMTAETKLLLKNLSAVDLQDNLSHFYMQIKVQELLYLIFHKLSTRENTPQQHINNADAARLLHIRNEIIRDLSVPPVLGELAQIAAMSETKLKQLFKQAFGATIYNYYQQARMEEAAFLLKQGKHSVAEVGYEMGFSNLSHFSRVFEKHYGLNPKKFSYS, from the coding sequence ATGATATTCAGCTTTTCAGCAACCGCAGATTTTGATTTTATGACCTACTTTGCCCGTCATATCGGGGCAACGGTAAATGATAATTTGTTGGTAATACCTGCATATTTAGGAGAAGGATCCATTAATAAACTGGATTTCGGTCCGGATTTCAAGATCACTATTCACCGGTATCTGCTGAAGGAAGATCTTGTTATCAAACGTAATACTTCCGGTCAGGGGAATGACCTTATTACAATATTCTTCTATAGCAATGAACAACCACTGGGTATTGCTTACAATGACGACCCCTATGTACAATTTTCACAGCGGGAAGATTCAGCGATCCAGGTGACCTCCAATGACCTGAGTTCAACCATACGTTTTCCGGCCAATCATTCTATTCATTATATGGTTGTTGCGATCAAGCCGCCATATCTTAACGCCCTCTTAGCCTCCAATCAGCTGAACTCCACACTGCAGACCATCACAGGCAGTGGTAATTCGTTTCTTTACTTTGAGCGGATGACGGCAGAAACCAAACTGTTGCTGAAAAACCTGAGTGCTGTTGACCTGCAGGACAACCTGAGCCACTTCTACATGCAGATTAAAGTACAGGAATTGCTGTATCTCATATTTCATAAGCTATCAACACGCGAAAATACCCCGCAACAGCACATCAACAACGCTGATGCAGCCAGACTACTCCATATCCGTAATGAGATCATCCGCGACCTTAGTGTGCCTCCCGTATTAGGCGAACTGGCCCAGATCGCAGCCATGAGCGAAACCAAACTTAAACAGCTTTTTAAGCAGGCTTTCGGCGCCACCATCTATAACTATTACCAGCAGGCAAGAATGGAAGAAGCAGCCTTTCTGTTAAAACAAGGTAAGCATTCTGTTGCAGAGGTAGGCTATGAAATGGGCTTTTCTAATCTGAGTCACTTTAGCAGGGTGTTTGAAAAACACTATGGATTAAATCCGAAGAAATTCTCCTACTCCTGA
- a CDS encoding alkene reductase, which yields MKQLFTSYTKGSLQLKNHVVMAPMTRSRALGNVPNDLMATYYKQRSGAGLIITEGTSPSPEGLGYPRIPGIFSEAQVEAWKAVTKAVHERGSKIFLQLMHTGRIAHIANLPEGYHPVGLSDIKAAGEIFTDKEGMQEHSVPLALDAQGIELLINDFVKAAENAIKAGFDGVELHGANGYILEQSLNPHVNNRTDSYGGTIENRSRLIIAIAERTARVIGAEKVGVRLSPYSALSDMPAYDEAEVHATYAYLSGALNKLGVAYLHISDNPAIPEKTHQAIRSAFSNTIIYCNGLTPETAESKLQAGSADLVAFGRSFLANPDFMRRMEKNDPLNEVDYMTLYTPGEQGYTDYPVLN from the coding sequence ATGAAACAGTTATTCACGTCTTATACAAAAGGCTCTTTACAGTTAAAAAACCATGTTGTAATGGCCCCGATGACCAGAAGCCGGGCACTGGGCAATGTACCGAACGACCTTATGGCCACCTACTATAAACAGCGTTCCGGTGCAGGTCTGATCATTACTGAAGGTACTTCGCCAAGTCCTGAGGGATTAGGCTATCCGCGCATTCCCGGTATCTTTTCCGAAGCACAGGTCGAGGCATGGAAAGCAGTCACGAAGGCGGTACATGAGCGTGGATCCAAGATCTTTTTACAACTCATGCATACCGGCAGAATTGCGCATATTGCCAATCTGCCGGAAGGATATCATCCGGTTGGTCTATCTGACATCAAGGCAGCTGGTGAGATCTTCACAGATAAAGAAGGTATGCAGGAGCATTCTGTACCCCTGGCCCTGGATGCGCAGGGTATTGAACTGCTGATCAATGACTTTGTAAAAGCCGCTGAAAATGCCATAAAAGCAGGCTTTGATGGCGTAGAATTGCACGGCGCTAATGGTTACATACTGGAACAATCGCTCAATCCACATGTAAATAACCGTACAGATAGCTATGGAGGAACAATAGAGAACCGCAGCCGCTTAATCATAGCAATAGCCGAAAGAACGGCCCGCGTTATCGGCGCTGAAAAGGTGGGCGTACGTCTCTCTCCCTATTCTGCATTGAGTGATATGCCGGCGTATGATGAGGCAGAAGTACATGCAACTTATGCTTATCTGAGTGGAGCACTGAACAAACTGGGTGTCGCTTATCTCCACATTTCCGACAATCCTGCAATTCCGGAAAAAACACATCAGGCAATACGCAGCGCTTTTTCTAATACGATCATTTACTGTAACGGACTCACACCAGAAACCGCGGAATCTAAGTTACAAGCCGGATCTGCTGACCTGGTAGCCTTTGGCAGAAGTTTCCTCGCCAATCCTGACTTCATGAGGAGGATGGAAAAAAACGACCCTTTAAATGAGGTGGATTATATGACGTTATATACTCCTGGCGAACAAGGATATACAGATTATCCGGTATTAAACTAA
- a CDS encoding NAD(P)-dependent alcohol dehydrogenase, with amino-acid sequence MKKVIYQQFGNENVLEIVEAAVPTPEKDQLLVRVKAVSINPLDWKVYRGEMKLMSGSKFPKTLGIDFSGIVESIGSDITGFKAGDEVIGLVDVFKGGALADYVLVKATDLAPKPANISFEQAAALPVTGLSALQIIDELAAIRKGQEVLINGATGGIGLYAIQIAKKRGARVTAVAGTQGTALAKTGGADQVIDYTREDIRNTHQRFDTIIDLSTKMSFTAAKKLMKKKATFVTTLPSPLVLLQSVFNNLFSGKKLKVLILKPTAEKLNILSELAKKDLKIVLDKTYSFNEIRSAYKEAGKGKIIGKSVIVTD; translated from the coding sequence ATGAAAAAAGTAATCTATCAACAGTTTGGCAACGAAAACGTGCTGGAAATAGTAGAAGCAGCGGTACCCACACCGGAAAAAGATCAATTGCTCGTTCGCGTGAAAGCAGTCTCAATTAATCCGCTGGACTGGAAAGTCTACCGTGGAGAGATGAAACTGATGTCAGGTTCAAAATTCCCTAAAACGCTCGGTATCGATTTCTCTGGTATAGTTGAAAGCATTGGCAGCGATATTACCGGCTTTAAAGCGGGCGATGAAGTAATAGGATTAGTCGATGTATTTAAAGGCGGCGCACTGGCAGATTATGTGCTTGTCAAAGCCACTGATCTTGCACCCAAACCTGCCAATATCTCTTTCGAACAGGCAGCGGCCCTGCCAGTCACCGGACTGTCTGCCCTTCAGATCATTGACGAACTGGCCGCCATCCGTAAAGGTCAGGAAGTACTGATAAACGGCGCTACAGGTGGTATTGGCCTATATGCAATACAGATTGCTAAAAAACGAGGGGCCAGGGTAACCGCTGTAGCCGGCACGCAGGGAACAGCATTGGCAAAAACAGGTGGCGCCGACCAGGTAATCGACTACACCAGAGAAGATATCCGAAATACGCACCAAAGGTTCGATACCATCATTGATCTATCTACGAAAATGTCCTTCACAGCGGCCAAAAAACTGATGAAAAAGAAAGCTACTTTCGTCACCACTCTTCCTTCCCCACTTGTACTGCTGCAATCTGTTTTCAATAATCTTTTCTCCGGAAAAAAACTGAAAGTATTAATACTGAAACCTACAGCGGAAAAGCTTAACATACTATCTGAGCTGGCAAAAAAAGACCTGAAAATTGTGCTAGATAAGACCTATTCTTTCAATGAGATCAGGAGCGCTTACAAAGAAGCAGGTAAAGGAAAGATCATCGGAAAATCAGTTATTGTAACGGATTGA
- a CDS encoding ABC transporter permease: MLKNYLKIAWRNLTRKKAYSAINITGLAIGITCCILIMLYVQDELSYDRYNTNFIRYTGYYMPIAMPKMLTKTPLLLLNNTRYGAMHQQRLHLRLTFRR; the protein is encoded by the coding sequence ATGCTAAAAAACTATCTTAAAATTGCCTGGCGCAACCTGACAAGAAAAAAAGCCTATTCGGCCATCAATATAACGGGTCTCGCCATCGGGATTACCTGTTGTATACTGATTATGCTTTATGTGCAGGATGAACTGTCCTATGACCGGTATAATACTAATTTTATCAGATATACCGGGTATTACATGCCTATCGCAATGCCAAAGATGCTGACAAAAACACCGCTCCTGCTCCTGAACAATACCAGGTATGGGGCAATGCACCAACAGCGCCTGCACTTGCGGCTGACTTTCCGGAGATAA
- a CDS encoding ABC transporter permease, with protein MKKTVQFTSPNTFLLEHGDKHFQEEGVVFTDSTVFDVFSWKMLAGNPKQALVAPNSIVLTRSMAKKYFGDQNPVGKTLRVENQETFTVTGMMEDVPANSHLSFHALVSMTTFIKWRPEIFNEWGYIDFYTYFLLPEQTDIKSLEARIPGYTSRHYPKNNNDIYTVAFEPLSAAYLHSKAQRQPGPTGSLSNVYIFSIIGLFILLIACINFVNLSTARSMERAREVGVRKAVGAYQQGLIYQFLTESILLSLAAVLLSVILIIITLPFVGEIAGKPFTYSLLLSWKITPVLVLMPFLLGLLAGSYPAWVLSRFRPVEVLKGQFRSSNKGVALRKGLVVVQFSLSVALIAGTMIVYSQLRHMRSHTLGFRQDQMLVIDYGGDQKVNTSVEAIKNTLAENPAVQSISASRAVPGDFYPNGTTHIESLNGDMRSETPAMYEIDYDFIPVYEMKMAAGRPYSRSFPADDTASLLINEAAMKQYGYSNPEEIVGKRFEQWGRKGTVIGVVKDFNYQSLHKKVEPLAMRMAPAQSLNKLSLRIKTDHLSKTLKELEQTWSALVPHRPFLYNFLDQSFNTQYKQDARFGKLFAAFAGLTIFIACLGLFGLATYTTEQRVKEIGVRKVLGASVTNIVTLLSSDFVKLVLIAILIATPAVWWAMQEWLQEFAYRITIQWWMIGTAGVLSVMTALLTVSLLAVKAALMNPVKALRSE; from the coding sequence ATAAAGAAAACAGTACAGTTTACAAGTCCGAATACCTTCCTGCTGGAGCATGGCGATAAACATTTCCAGGAAGAAGGCGTGGTATTTACCGACTCCACCGTTTTTGACGTGTTCAGCTGGAAGATGCTGGCAGGCAATCCAAAACAGGCGCTTGTAGCCCCTAACAGTATCGTGCTGACCAGGAGTATGGCTAAGAAGTATTTCGGTGATCAGAACCCTGTAGGAAAGACACTGCGTGTAGAAAACCAGGAGACTTTCACCGTTACCGGGATGATGGAAGATGTTCCGGCTAATTCACACCTCAGCTTTCATGCGTTGGTGTCTATGACCACCTTCATCAAATGGCGGCCTGAGATCTTTAACGAATGGGGATACATAGATTTCTATACCTATTTTCTTTTGCCGGAGCAGACCGATATTAAAAGTCTGGAAGCCAGAATTCCGGGATATACGTCCCGTCATTATCCCAAAAACAACAATGATATTTATACGGTTGCGTTTGAACCCCTATCAGCGGCTTACCTGCATTCAAAGGCGCAACGACAACCCGGACCTACGGGCAGTCTGTCAAACGTCTATATCTTTTCCATTATCGGATTATTTATCCTGCTGATTGCCTGCATCAATTTCGTAAATCTTTCTACTGCCCGTTCTATGGAAAGAGCCCGGGAAGTCGGGGTAAGGAAAGCTGTAGGCGCTTATCAGCAGGGTCTGATCTACCAGTTCCTGACGGAGTCTATCCTTCTTTCGTTAGCAGCAGTGTTACTGTCCGTTATACTCATTATCATCACCTTACCTTTCGTAGGGGAAATAGCGGGCAAACCATTTACTTATTCCCTGCTTCTCTCCTGGAAGATAACGCCTGTACTCGTTTTAATGCCTTTCCTGCTCGGCTTACTGGCAGGTAGTTATCCGGCCTGGGTATTGTCCCGGTTCAGACCTGTAGAAGTATTGAAAGGACAGTTTCGTTCTTCCAACAAAGGTGTTGCCTTACGGAAGGGATTAGTCGTTGTGCAGTTCAGTTTATCTGTTGCACTGATTGCCGGTACCATGATCGTATATTCTCAGCTGCGGCATATGCGGTCACATACACTCGGTTTCCGACAGGATCAGATGCTGGTCATTGATTATGGTGGCGATCAGAAAGTGAATACATCTGTAGAGGCTATAAAAAACACACTGGCGGAAAATCCTGCGGTACAATCTATTTCCGCCTCCAGGGCTGTACCTGGCGATTTTTACCCCAATGGCACCACGCATATTGAATCGCTCAACGGTGATATGAGAAGTGAAACGCCTGCCATGTATGAGATAGACTATGACTTTATCCCTGTTTATGAGATGAAAATGGCTGCAGGAAGGCCGTATTCAAGGAGTTTCCCGGCAGATGACACCGCCTCCCTCCTGATCAATGAAGCAGCTATGAAACAGTATGGCTATTCCAATCCGGAAGAAATCGTAGGCAAACGTTTTGAACAATGGGGCCGTAAAGGAACTGTGATCGGCGTGGTAAAAGATTTTAATTATCAATCCCTGCACAAAAAAGTAGAACCACTTGCCATGAGAATGGCGCCTGCGCAGTCATTAAACAAGTTATCTCTCCGGATAAAAACGGATCATTTATCAAAAACCTTAAAAGAACTGGAACAGACATGGAGCGCCCTGGTACCACATCGCCCCTTCCTGTACAATTTCCTGGACCAGTCCTTTAACACGCAGTATAAGCAGGATGCCCGCTTCGGAAAGCTATTCGCGGCTTTCGCCGGACTGACCATCTTCATTGCCTGTCTCGGTTTATTCGGATTAGCAACCTATACCACCGAACAACGTGTAAAAGAGATAGGCGTAAGAAAAGTACTGGGTGCATCCGTAACTAACATCGTTACCTTGTTATCTTCGGATTTTGTAAAACTGGTACTGATCGCCATCCTTATTGCTACACCGGCAGTTTGGTGGGCGATGCAGGAATGGTTACAGGAATTTGCCTATCGTATAACGATTCAGTGGTGGATGATCGGAACAGCAGGTGTACTGAGTGTGATGACGGCACTGCTGACGGTTAGTCTGCTGGCAGTCAAGGCCGCACTGATGAACCCTGTAAAAGCATTGAGATCGGAATAA